From Schistocerca cancellata isolate TAMUIC-IGC-003103 chromosome 6, iqSchCanc2.1, whole genome shotgun sequence, a single genomic window includes:
- the LOC126191072 gene encoding spidroin-1-like — protein MGSAGTDWAVLGRGASGWGWAGLGWAGLGWAGLCRAGLAWAKLSRAVLGLAGLDSAGLGWAVLGWPGLGWAGLGWAGLGWAGLGWAGLGLAGLGWDGLGWAGLGWVGLGWAGLGLSGLGWWLGWALLDWAGLGWAGLGWAGLGWAVLGWAGLGCAGLRLAVLGCGGLGWALLDRAGLRWAGLCWAGLGWARLGCVGLGCGGLGWAGLCWARLWWARLGSAGLGWLILGWAGLRCAVLGWAGLGWAGLGCAELGWGGLGWVVLYWDGLDWALLDWAGLGCAGLGWAGLGAAGLGCAGLGWAGLGWAGLSWAKLGCVGLGWAGMGWAGLGLAGLCWAALGWAGQGWAVLGWAGLGWAALGCAGLGWAGLGWAGQGWNGLAWAVLSWAGLGWAGLWWAGVVSAGQGWAALG, from the exons ggctgggcagggctgggctgggctgggctaggctgggctgggctgtgccgggctgggctggcctgggctaaACTGAGCCGGGCTgtgctgggcttggctgggctggattcggctgggctgggttgggctgtgctgggctggcctgggctgggctgggctgggttgggctgggctgggctgggatgggcagggctgggctgggctgggctgggtttggctgggctgggctgggatgggctgggctgggctgggctgggctgggttgggctgggctgggctgggctgggcttgtctGGGCTGGGATGGT GGCTAGGCTGGGCtctgctggactgggctgggctgggctgggctgggctgggctgggctgggctgggctgggctgtgctgggctgggctgggctgggctgtgctgggctgcgcTTGGCTGTGCTGGGCTGCGGTGGGCTGGGGTGGGCTCTGCTGGAcagggctgggctgcgctgggcagggctgtgctgggctgggctgggctgggctaggctgggatGTGTTGGGCTCGGCTGCggtgggctgggatgggctgggctgtgctgggctcggCTGTGGTGGGCTAGGCTGGGCTCTGCTggactgggctgg CTTAtcttaggctgggctgggctgcgctgtgctgtgctgggctgggctgggctgggctgggctggacttggCTGTGCCGAgctgggctggggtgggctggGATGGGTTGTGCTGTACTGGGATGGTCTGGACTGGGCtctgctggactgggctgggctgggctgtgctgggctgggctgggctgggctgggcgcgGCTGGCCTGGGCTgcgctgggcttggctgggctgggctgggctgggctgggctgagctgggctaagctgggctgcgttgggcttggctgggctgggatgggctgggctgggctgggcttggctgggctgtgctgggctgcgctgggctgggctgggcagggctgggctgtgctgggctgggctgggctgggctgggctgcgctgggctgcgctgggctgggctgggctggactgggctgggctgggcagggctggaatgggctggcctgggctgtgctaagctgggctgggctgggctgggctgggctgtggtgGGCTGGGGTGGTCTCTGCTGGAcagggctgggctgcgctgggctag